A single genomic interval of Halobacillus halophilus DSM 2266 harbors:
- a CDS encoding HAAS signaling domain-containing protein, whose product MDLIKPYVYEVTRRLPEKMQDDVALELQSTIEDMLPEHPSEKDVRAVLTNLGDPAVLARRYSDRPSYLIGPALYDQYLNILKLVLPIIMIIVVISVVAEEILSFSGETSMISIILSIFIQTSFAAASAGIQSVFWITVIFAVVERSTKSEEEPFGKAWTPDQLKNKPAIPKKRLISNWELAGGLIWTAVGITVYLNASRLFAIYEQENGESLNKAATIFNEEILTSFWPYIAILAGSSLAIIIYKWFLKQWTIKLAFINTLYNVLWIILLSLMISHPDLFNPAAVTELETALQSDLSNLTQWIRLTAVITAVVFSGIDIFEGFNKARKGRKYKKVEVEQVD is encoded by the coding sequence ATGGACTTAATTAAACCGTATGTTTACGAGGTCACTCGAAGACTCCCAGAGAAAATGCAGGACGATGTTGCCCTCGAACTCCAATCCACTATTGAAGATATGCTTCCTGAGCATCCATCAGAAAAAGATGTAAGAGCTGTGTTAACGAACCTGGGCGACCCGGCTGTACTCGCCAGACGCTATAGTGATCGTCCTTCCTATTTAATTGGTCCTGCCTTATACGATCAGTATTTGAACATTTTAAAGCTCGTTCTTCCTATTATTATGATCATTGTTGTCATCTCCGTAGTGGCTGAAGAGATTCTTTCTTTCTCTGGTGAAACAAGTATGATTTCTATTATTCTATCGATCTTCATTCAAACCTCTTTTGCGGCAGCATCTGCTGGGATTCAATCTGTGTTCTGGATTACAGTTATTTTTGCTGTTGTCGAACGGTCCACGAAATCAGAGGAGGAACCTTTCGGAAAAGCCTGGACTCCAGATCAGTTGAAGAATAAACCAGCCATTCCAAAGAAACGATTGATATCGAACTGGGAACTGGCAGGGGGACTTATCTGGACCGCTGTTGGCATAACGGTTTATCTGAATGCTTCCCGTCTTTTTGCTATATACGAGCAGGAAAATGGTGAAAGTTTAAATAAGGCCGCCACGATATTTAACGAAGAAATCCTCACTAGTTTTTGGCCTTACATTGCTATATTAGCAGGAAGTTCTCTTGCTATAATCATTTATAAATGGTTCTTAAAGCAGTGGACGATAAAACTGGCTTTTATTAATACACTATATAACGTTCTTTGGATCATTCTATTAAGTCTGATGATCAGCCATCCAGATTTGTTTAATCCAGCCGCTGTTACAGAGCTTGAAACAGCTCTCCAATCCGATTTATCGAATCTAACTCAGTGGATCAGGCTAACGGCTGTAATAACCGCTGTAGTTTTTTCTGGAATAGATATATTTGAGGGATTTAATAAGGCAAGAAAAGGAAGGAAATACAAAAAGGTAGAGGTGGAACAAGTTGATTGA
- a CDS encoding PadR family transcriptional regulator encodes MSKLLNSLITEMRRGSLTLAVLSQLKSPQYGYSLVQRLESSGIVIDQSTLYPLLRRLEKQELVTSTWDTSESRPRKYYVLSDYGYEIFNELKAEWERTSLQLHNLLQGEEKDGLN; translated from the coding sequence TTGAGTAAATTATTAAATTCCTTAATTACGGAGATGAGAAGGGGCTCTTTGACGCTTGCTGTGCTCAGCCAATTAAAGTCTCCTCAGTATGGATACTCACTTGTTCAGCGCTTGGAATCTTCGGGCATTGTTATTGATCAAAGTACACTTTACCCTTTGCTCAGACGACTGGAAAAACAGGAATTAGTAACCAGCACGTGGGATACGTCGGAAAGTCGGCCTAGAAAGTATTACGTACTGAGTGATTATGGTTATGAGATCTTTAATGAGCTGAAAGCAGAATGGGAAAGAACTTCTTTACAACTTCATAATTTACTACAAGGAGAGGAAAAGGATGGACTTAATTAA
- a CDS encoding Na+/H+ antiporter NhaC family protein: MADQESNEVIDEALGEKDIRRLEFRGGVFAATIPLVFFIIWAIALSVTELVTEQSLVLGMVIGIAIGLFFCKSQWADYAQSLFSGMAQPVGVIAVIAWFWAGMFAKLLSAGGLVDGLIWFGFQTGLEGGAFVAITFLLSALFATAVGTGYGTVATFGVLMYPAGVILGADPVILLAAILSGAVFGDNLAPVSDTTIVSATTQEADVPGVVRSRFKYSITAAIPALILFIIFGGGGEQGSTEVINQLQAQVAPDGLIMLLPFILVLYLALSGHHLLTSLTWGIVTSIGLIAVSGVSLTKVLHIYKNDSGEAVVEGALMSGIGGYFNMAILILLILAAAHLLEVAGTMEVIKNFFLGIIKNVVRRAELSIFGIVAFLNVFITINTAAEIAAAPFVRKLGIEMNIHPYRRANFLDTVTSSLGYIFPWSGGVLLAWATIQGAAEEYDFLPVVGPTEVFPYVFQGWGLLIVMFVAAMTGWGLRYSGKNGEEVKPTKHS, translated from the coding sequence GTGGCTGACCAGGAAAGTAACGAAGTCATAGATGAAGCATTAGGAGAGAAAGACATTCGACGGTTAGAATTTCGTGGTGGTGTATTTGCTGCGACGATTCCTTTAGTGTTTTTCATTATTTGGGCGATTGCCTTAAGTGTAACGGAATTAGTAACCGAGCAGTCCCTTGTACTTGGGATGGTAATCGGGATAGCCATTGGTTTGTTTTTCTGTAAATCCCAGTGGGCAGATTATGCTCAAAGTTTATTTTCAGGAATGGCTCAGCCCGTAGGTGTTATTGCTGTTATCGCCTGGTTTTGGGCAGGGATGTTTGCGAAGCTATTATCGGCCGGTGGGCTTGTAGATGGCCTGATCTGGTTTGGTTTTCAGACAGGATTAGAAGGTGGCGCTTTTGTAGCCATTACTTTCTTATTGTCAGCTCTGTTCGCAACGGCCGTAGGTACAGGTTATGGTACAGTAGCTACGTTCGGCGTCCTAATGTATCCGGCTGGTGTCATTTTAGGGGCAGATCCCGTAATATTACTTGCCGCTATCTTAAGTGGTGCGGTGTTTGGAGACAATCTGGCTCCTGTATCTGATACCACCATCGTATCTGCGACTACTCAGGAAGCAGATGTACCTGGGGTTGTTCGCTCAAGGTTCAAATATTCCATAACGGCTGCTATTCCGGCTCTTATTCTATTTATTATTTTTGGTGGCGGCGGAGAACAGGGAAGTACAGAAGTTATTAATCAGCTGCAGGCGCAAGTAGCTCCTGACGGGTTGATTATGCTCCTGCCATTCATTCTCGTACTCTATCTGGCACTGAGCGGGCATCACTTGCTTACCTCATTGACATGGGGGATCGTCACTTCCATCGGACTCATTGCTGTGTCAGGTGTTTCCTTAACAAAAGTTCTTCACATTTATAAAAATGATTCTGGAGAGGCTGTTGTGGAGGGCGCCTTAATGAGTGGAATAGGCGGCTATTTTAATATGGCCATTCTAATTCTATTAATTTTGGCTGCTGCCCATTTGCTTGAGGTAGCCGGTACAATGGAAGTTATTAAAAATTTCTTCCTTGGAATAATTAAAAATGTGGTTCGCCGGGCGGAACTTTCGATATTTGGAATTGTAGCCTTTTTAAATGTGTTTATCACAATAAACACAGCGGCAGAAATTGCTGCAGCTCCATTTGTCAGAAAGCTTGGGATAGAGATGAATATCCATCCATATCGCAGAGCCAACTTCCTCGATACGGTGACTTCATCATTAGGCTACATTTTTCCGTGGAGCGGTGGAGTGCTTCTCGCATGGGCTACGATCCAGGGAGCTGCGGAAGAGTATGACTTCCTTCCGGTTGTTGGTCCAACAGAAGTCTTTCCATATGTGTTCCAGGGCTGGGGACTGCTCATCGTTATGTTTGTTGCAGCCATGACTGGCTGGGGACTACGTTATAGTGGGAAAAATGGGGAAGAAGTTAAACCAACAAAACATTCGTAA
- a CDS encoding DinB family protein, whose amino-acid sequence MVDSKYPILGKDGYKMYGIEEKRNELLAFVEEVSNEEARTKPDENSWSILEVLEHLYLMEQMIVHQMNQAIKQGDEQQVNEKPLHKTTNRDYKVEAPQPLKPKGEFNTLEEAKKGLEHTREATYFLVHNKDKETLQNRAFPHPSFGDLNLEQWVEFIGWHELRHLDQMKETKAHIQ is encoded by the coding sequence ATGGTAGACTCGAAATATCCTATACTTGGAAAGGATGGTTACAAGATGTACGGAATAGAAGAAAAAAGAAACGAATTACTAGCTTTTGTGGAAGAGGTATCTAACGAGGAAGCACGCACGAAACCGGATGAAAATTCCTGGTCTATTTTAGAAGTCTTAGAGCATTTGTACTTAATGGAACAAATGATTGTCCATCAGATGAATCAGGCGATCAAACAGGGGGATGAGCAGCAGGTAAATGAAAAGCCGCTTCATAAGACAACCAACCGCGACTATAAAGTAGAGGCACCTCAACCCCTGAAACCAAAAGGCGAATTCAACACGTTGGAAGAGGCAAAGAAAGGTTTGGAACATACGCGTGAAGCCACTTATTTCCTAGTTCATAATAAGGATAAGGAAACACTTCAGAATCGCGCTTTCCCTCATCCCTCTTTCGGTGACCTGAACCTTGAACAGTGGGTAGAATTTATCGGCTGGCACGAGCTTCGTCATTTAGATCAAATGAAAGAAACAAAAGCTCATATCCAATAA